From a single Lentimicrobiaceae bacterium genomic region:
- a CDS encoding T9SS type A sorting domain-containing protein has product MNQNRKHIFLAVILFFGLAMNGGLHGQTYLYFQDSPSSDYYDFSWMELTAPSELERKGDDLRKFPVESSTPAMQGTNSLRLKWRSVIGGDWVAIAAGESWEAHNLLQTDTLSFWLRSVEGLSATNLPKIFLEDIHNVKTTKHNFSTWSPSSLAAGNWVRIAIPMSQFLNAGDPVDFSVIKTIGFAQNTTDNFQHTLFVDDMRVFKGNGTSPPASQPTGLTAKGYDSHMELNWLQNPETDINGYQIQRSTDGGNNYTTLGIVNKNTLYYIDWVRNLGTEVQVSYRISALNAANQPSIPSVPATATTSIYSDEQLLDMVQEYTFRYFYDYAHPASGMARERMGSGDVVTSGGSGFGIMALITGIERGFITRQAGITRMQKILSFLENADRFHGVWPHWMNGNTGQVIPFSTKDNGGDLVETGFLIQGLLAARQYFNLETPEEQNIYSRITSLWESVEWDWYTRNNSGALYWHWSPNYAWDMNMPIRGWNEAAIIYMLAIASPTHPIPASYWNNGWAGTSYYINGRTFYGYKLDVGWDRGGPLFFAHYSFLGFDPRHKKDSFTNYFILNKNHTLIHRAYCIDNPLNFAGYGYNCWGLTASDDPDGYMAHEPSGNRDNGTITPTAALSSMPYTPAESMDALKHFYRQLGQHTWGYYGFYDAFNQSRNWWATSYLAIDQGPIIVMIENQRSQLIWNNFMANPEINPMLEAIGFTYDPNSTPETENLSEAILYPNPASGNGTNLVLDLKKTGTVKFSIFDIAGRLVSEIQFNATSAGLTTIPIETTTLKPGIYTLKFTNQADRQEALPLVIQ; this is encoded by the coding sequence ATGAATCAAAACCGGAAACATATTTTTCTCGCAGTTATTCTTTTCTTTGGTCTGGCCATGAATGGTGGTTTACATGGCCAGACCTACCTTTATTTTCAGGACAGCCCTTCATCTGACTACTACGACTTTAGTTGGATGGAGTTAACGGCTCCAAGCGAACTTGAACGCAAAGGTGATGACCTGAGAAAATTTCCGGTAGAGAGCAGTACTCCTGCAATGCAGGGAACTAACAGCCTCCGGTTAAAATGGCGCTCAGTTATTGGTGGTGACTGGGTTGCCATTGCGGCAGGCGAAAGCTGGGAGGCACATAACCTCCTGCAAACCGACACCTTGTCCTTCTGGCTGCGTTCAGTTGAAGGCTTAAGTGCAACCAATTTGCCTAAAATCTTTTTGGAAGACATTCATAATGTCAAAACCACCAAACACAACTTTTCAACCTGGAGTCCTTCCTCTTTAGCCGCCGGCAACTGGGTTAGAATAGCAATCCCCATGTCTCAGTTCCTCAATGCGGGAGATCCGGTTGATTTCTCAGTAATAAAAACCATCGGCTTTGCACAAAACACCACCGACAACTTTCAACACACTTTGTTTGTGGATGATATGCGTGTATTTAAAGGCAATGGAACCTCACCACCTGCTTCTCAGCCAACCGGGCTTACGGCTAAAGGCTACGACAGCCACATGGAATTGAACTGGTTGCAAAATCCGGAAACTGACATCAATGGATATCAGATACAACGTTCTACTGACGGTGGGAATAATTACACCACCCTTGGTATCGTTAACAAAAATACATTGTATTATATTGACTGGGTTCGAAACCTGGGCACAGAAGTACAGGTCTCTTACCGTATTTCTGCACTCAATGCAGCCAATCAGCCGTCCATACCTTCGGTTCCGGCAACTGCCACAACCAGCATCTATTCTGATGAACAATTGCTCGACATGGTACAGGAATACACTTTCAGGTATTTTTATGACTACGCCCACCCTGCTTCCGGAATGGCCCGGGAAAGAATGGGCTCTGGCGATGTCGTTACTTCCGGCGGATCGGGTTTTGGCATCATGGCATTGATCACAGGAATAGAACGGGGTTTTATAACAAGACAGGCAGGCATAACCCGCATGCAAAAAATCCTGTCTTTTCTTGAAAATGCCGACCGTTTTCATGGCGTATGGCCTCACTGGATGAACGGCAACACCGGCCAGGTTATCCCTTTTAGCACAAAAGACAATGGCGGCGACCTGGTTGAAACCGGATTCCTTATTCAGGGTCTCCTGGCCGCTCGTCAGTATTTCAACCTCGAAACACCTGAAGAACAAAACATCTACAGCAGAATTACCTCACTATGGGAATCCGTTGAATGGGACTGGTACACCCGCAACAATTCAGGTGCTTTATACTGGCATTGGTCACCCAATTATGCTTGGGATATGAACATGCCAATAAGAGGATGGAATGAAGCCGCTATCATTTACATGCTCGCCATTGCCTCTCCAACACACCCGATTCCTGCCAGTTATTGGAACAATGGTTGGGCGGGCACCTCCTATTATATCAACGGACGAACATTTTATGGATATAAACTGGATGTTGGATGGGATCGCGGAGGCCCGCTGTTTTTTGCGCACTATTCATTTCTTGGATTCGACCCAAGACATAAAAAAGACAGTTTTACCAATTACTTTATTCTGAATAAAAACCACACACTTATACACAGAGCATACTGTATAGACAATCCTCTGAACTTTGCAGGATACGGATATAACTGCTGGGGATTAACCGCCAGCGACGATCCTGACGGATACATGGCACATGAACCATCGGGCAACCGCGATAATGGCACCATCACCCCTACTGCCGCACTTTCATCTATGCCTTACACCCCTGCGGAATCTATGGATGCTCTTAAACATTTTTACAGACAACTGGGCCAACACACCTGGGGGTATTACGGATTTTACGACGCGTTCAACCAAAGCCGAAACTGGTGGGCCACTTCTTACCTTGCCATCGATCAGGGCCCCATTATCGTTATGATTGAAAATCAAAGATCTCAGCTAATCTGGAACAACTTTATGGCCAATCCTGAAATAAATCCAATGCTGGAGGCCATAGGGTTTACCTACGACCCCAACAGTACACCAGAGACTGAGAATCTTTCGGAAGCTATCTTATATCCTAACCCTGCATCGGGCAATGGAACCAACCTCGTGCTCGACCTTAAAAAAACAGGCACTGTCAAGTTCAGCATTTTCGATATTGCCGGACGTTTGGTTTCTGAAATCCAATTCAATGCAACTTCCGCAGGACTAACAACCATACCTATTGAAACAACAACTCTTAAACCTGGTATTTATACCCTGAAATTTACCAATCAAGCTGACAGGCAAGAAGCTTTACCACTTGTCATTCAATAA
- a CDS encoding T9SS type A sorting domain-containing protein — translation MRKITLILMMMFTLTGFTMAQIVEDFECIKMNIFSAGANGSLTVVPNPDQSGINTSAYVTKMVRGLDGDPWAGWYATLPAPIDVTANKYVHVKIWKPRISPVVFKYEGAVNSGDVYSMNPQTQVNQWEELVFDMSVVTGDYVKIVLIPDFIDPVGLTEDITLYFDDLYANNDPAVGSAPVQGIEDYETIPLNYMLGGAEDLSTMTLIPNPDKSGVNLSDYVIQFHRDKDGVPWGGFWSTLPTPVDVTTNKYVHVKVWKPRVSPVKFKLEGGEAGTLELASTNAQATTGAWEDFVFDFSDKTGTYPTIAFMPDFEDPLTLTEDIEIYFDDILINDDPNPITPPVQVINVDMSESGLAEGQQVFISGALGGIYGTWNEPGTNENNEMLDPDGDKIYSISLALPDGVIAFKFFMGTGWGSGDPAPGGDRTYTVAGSFNLTYKWGVDGLLGISNPLIGKVQMYPNPVNNQLIVTATADVKSVTITSMLGQTVGTYAISEGNNTISTSEMSSGVYFVTYTGKDGSQLTQKLVKN, via the coding sequence ATGAGAAAAATTACTTTAATCCTAATGATGATGTTCACTTTAACAGGCTTTACGATGGCTCAAATCGTGGAAGACTTTGAATGCATCAAGATGAACATTTTCTCTGCCGGAGCCAATGGCTCATTAACAGTTGTCCCTAATCCGGATCAATCCGGAATCAATACCAGTGCTTATGTTACAAAAATGGTACGTGGTCTTGACGGCGACCCTTGGGCAGGATGGTATGCAACATTACCAGCACCAATTGACGTAACTGCCAACAAATATGTGCATGTAAAAATCTGGAAACCCCGCATCAGCCCTGTTGTTTTCAAGTATGAAGGTGCTGTAAACTCGGGAGACGTTTACTCAATGAACCCGCAAACTCAAGTAAACCAGTGGGAAGAACTCGTTTTTGACATGAGCGTTGTAACCGGCGACTATGTAAAAATCGTTCTTATCCCTGATTTTATTGATCCTGTTGGCCTTACAGAAGACATCACGCTTTATTTCGATGACTTGTATGCCAATAACGATCCGGCTGTTGGAAGTGCTCCGGTTCAGGGTATCGAAGATTATGAAACCATTCCGTTAAATTATATGCTGGGTGGCGCAGAAGATCTGAGTACCATGACTCTGATTCCAAATCCTGACAAGTCAGGCGTAAACCTGAGTGACTATGTTATTCAGTTCCACCGCGATAAAGACGGTGTTCCCTGGGGTGGATTCTGGTCAACATTGCCTACACCTGTTGATGTTACAACCAACAAATATGTTCACGTAAAAGTATGGAAACCCCGCGTTAGCCCTGTGAAATTCAAATTAGAAGGCGGCGAAGCCGGAACCCTCGAACTTGCTTCTACAAATGCTCAGGCAACCACCGGCGCATGGGAAGACTTTGTCTTTGATTTCAGCGACAAAACCGGAACATACCCAACGATTGCCTTTATGCCTGACTTTGAAGATCCTTTGACATTAACCGAGGACATTGAAATTTATTTCGACGACATCCTTATTAATGACGATCCAAACCCAATTACACCTCCGGTACAGGTTATCAATGTTGACATGTCGGAATCAGGATTGGCTGAAGGACAGCAGGTATTTATTTCCGGCGCTCTTGGTGGAATTTATGGAACATGGAATGAACCAGGCACCAACGAGAACAATGAAATGCTTGACCCTGACGGAGATAAAATCTACAGCATTTCTCTGGCTTTACCTGACGGCGTTATCGCTTTCAAATTTTTCATGGGCACAGGCTGGGGCAGTGGCGACCCTGCTCCGGGCGGAGACCGCACTTACACAGTGGCAGGAAGCTTCAACCTAACCTACAAATGGGGTGTTGACGGATTACTTGGAATTTCAAATCCTTTGATTGGTAAAGTTCAAATGTATCCGAACCCTGTTAATAACCAACTTATTGTAACAGCTACCGCTGATGTAAAAAGTGTAACCATCACTTCTATGCTTGGCCAGACTGTTGGAACCTATGCTATTTCAGAAGGCAACAACACCATCAGCACCAGCGAAATGAGCAGTGGCGTTTACTTCGTTACCTACACCGGTAAAGACGGAAGCCAGCTGACACAGAAATTGGTGAAGAACTAA
- a CDS encoding TonB-dependent receptor: MKKATHLLILLFLLGIIPGAMAQQVKVTGKITSVSTGETLPGVTVVVKGTTSGTATDIDGNYSLEVPTTATLVISFIGMETQEIPVQGRSVINVSMTSAASMLDEVVVVGYGSAKRMDLTGSIATVKAKDLAYQAVSNPAQALQGKVAGVQVTNSGSPGSSPVIRIRGLGSVSSSSAPLYVVDGVLTNDISYLGTNDIENITFLKDASSSAIYGVRAANGVILVTTKRSQSREAKISYSGYVGFQSVVNKLDLTTGSQYIDLINEKNLYQAQASGNGETFVPEDPANYPDATDWYDEVLRSKAFTQSHDISVMGGSAKSTYTFGAAWFQQEGLVKGHDYDRINLRASLESEVKKNLKVGYSANLSSYKFKDVPGVFNNAYVAPPVFPAKINDTTFSPLGLGNFANPAAQLEYFNSRSNGIRFIGSAFAELMIIKDLKLKSSYGMDYGSNRNRSYSPAYVVSTTQFDTLRTLSRSMGYSVDGYFDNTLTYDKTFGKHKLTAMAGMSAQEYRYLGMNGSRQGVEDFGEHSLYLGLGDQTTSSVSDGGSKVTSLSYFGRATYNFMDKYLFTGTLRYDGSSVFPKDERYDIFPSVGFGWVISNEDFMKNQDIFDFLKFRASYGITGNNRVPANIYTLTIQKGGTLSTAFGEGGNIVIAEGANLTSAVPPTLKWEKVKEYDLAFEGLAVDNKLSFELDYYHRTTVDGIFPTTLSATAGTSGSYLQNNGDFLNSGIEITLGWTNEIGDLKYSVNANYTYNKNEVKDLLEGTLGLYGGNLPVGGFFSTYTVVGQPIGTYYGRNVIGIFQNQEEIDNYAFEGTPIQPNAKPGDFKFEDVDNNGIIDAKDRVFLGSALPTYMIGFNTTIEYKGIDFSIDLYAQGGNKIYNAKRAQRLGNENYDLDFYENRWHGEGTSNSYPSADLTGENMNPNSWYIEDGSFIRIRNIQIGYTIPVKVATTLGVRSVRFYANTSNPFTFFKYNGFTPEIASSSATSQGIDLNVYPMSATYNFGVNVNF; encoded by the coding sequence ATGAAAAAAGCGACACATTTACTCATCCTTCTTTTCCTGTTGGGGATTATACCTGGAGCTATGGCTCAGCAGGTTAAAGTTACAGGAAAAATCACAAGCGTCAGCACAGGCGAAACCCTTCCGGGAGTTACTGTTGTTGTAAAAGGAACTACTTCAGGTACGGCAACCGATATTGACGGGAACTATAGCCTTGAAGTACCAACCACTGCAACACTGGTTATCAGCTTTATAGGAATGGAAACGCAGGAAATTCCAGTGCAGGGGCGCTCAGTCATCAACGTTTCTATGACATCTGCTGCCAGTATGCTCGACGAAGTTGTGGTGGTTGGATACGGTTCAGCCAAACGAATGGACCTCACCGGCTCTATTGCGACTGTAAAAGCCAAAGATCTTGCATATCAGGCAGTCTCCAACCCTGCTCAGGCCCTGCAGGGGAAAGTAGCCGGAGTTCAGGTGACCAATAGCGGATCTCCGGGTAGCTCACCGGTTATCCGTATCCGCGGACTCGGCTCTGTTTCATCTAGTTCAGCTCCGCTTTATGTTGTGGACGGAGTGCTTACCAATGATATCAGCTATCTGGGAACCAACGATATTGAAAATATCACTTTTCTCAAAGATGCATCCTCTTCTGCCATTTACGGCGTAAGAGCTGCCAATGGTGTAATTCTCGTTACCACCAAACGCAGCCAAAGCCGCGAAGCCAAAATCTCGTATTCAGGATATGTTGGCTTCCAAAGCGTTGTGAATAAGTTAGACCTCACCACCGGGTCGCAGTACATTGATTTAATCAATGAAAAAAACCTGTATCAGGCCCAGGCTTCAGGCAATGGTGAAACTTTTGTACCCGAAGATCCTGCCAATTACCCTGATGCCACCGATTGGTATGACGAAGTGCTCCGGTCAAAAGCCTTCACACAAAGTCACGACATCAGCGTGATGGGTGGTTCGGCAAAAAGCACCTATACATTTGGAGCTGCATGGTTTCAACAGGAAGGACTCGTCAAAGGCCACGATTACGATCGCATCAACCTGAGAGCCTCCCTCGAATCTGAAGTTAAGAAAAATCTGAAAGTTGGTTATTCAGCTAACTTAAGCAGTTATAAATTTAAAGATGTGCCAGGCGTATTCAACAATGCATACGTGGCTCCTCCTGTATTCCCGGCAAAAATTAACGACACTACTTTCAGTCCGCTTGGACTGGGTAACTTTGCCAACCCTGCTGCTCAACTCGAGTACTTTAACAGCCGATCCAATGGCATCAGATTTATCGGAAGTGCTTTTGCTGAACTCATGATCATCAAAGACCTCAAGCTGAAATCATCATATGGCATGGACTATGGCTCAAACCGCAACAGGAGCTATTCACCCGCATATGTTGTTTCTACCACTCAGTTTGACACTCTAAGAACCTTAAGCCGCTCAATGGGATACTCTGTTGATGGCTATTTTGACAACACGTTAACTTATGACAAAACTTTTGGCAAACATAAATTAACTGCTATGGCCGGAATGTCAGCTCAGGAATACAGATACCTGGGAATGAATGGCAGCAGGCAGGGTGTTGAAGACTTCGGTGAACACTCATTGTACCTCGGACTTGGCGACCAAACCACGTCATCTGTCAGCGATGGAGGTTCAAAAGTAACTTCACTCTCCTACTTCGGCCGGGCAACTTATAACTTTATGGATAAATACCTGTTTACAGGAACTTTACGTTACGACGGAAGCTCTGTTTTCCCTAAAGATGAACGTTATGATATATTCCCGTCTGTTGGCTTCGGTTGGGTTATTTCCAACGAAGACTTTATGAAGAACCAGGATATTTTTGATTTTCTCAAATTCAGGGCCAGCTATGGCATAACCGGAAACAACAGAGTTCCTGCCAATATTTACACTTTAACCATTCAAAAAGGGGGAACTCTTTCTACTGCCTTTGGTGAAGGTGGCAATATTGTAATTGCTGAAGGGGCTAATCTGACCAGCGCCGTGCCTCCAACCCTCAAATGGGAAAAAGTAAAAGAATACGATTTGGCTTTTGAAGGACTTGCAGTTGATAATAAACTTTCATTCGAACTTGATTATTATCACCGTACTACTGTGGATGGAATTTTCCCTACCACACTTTCAGCTACAGCCGGAACTTCAGGCAGTTACCTGCAGAATAATGGCGACTTCCTCAATAGTGGTATCGAAATCACCCTTGGCTGGACCAACGAAATCGGCGACCTTAAGTACTCGGTAAACGCCAATTACACGTATAACAAAAACGAAGTTAAAGATCTGCTCGAAGGCACACTTGGACTTTATGGCGGCAATCTGCCAGTTGGAGGCTTCTTTTCAACATATACAGTTGTCGGGCAACCTATTGGAACTTATTACGGACGTAATGTAATAGGCATTTTCCAGAACCAGGAGGAAATTGACAATTATGCTTTCGAAGGAACTCCTATTCAACCCAATGCCAAACCGGGTGATTTCAAATTTGAAGATGTTGACAACAATGGTATAATTGATGCCAAAGATCGCGTATTCCTGGGCAGTGCATTACCCACTTATATGATTGGATTCAACACCACAATTGAATACAAAGGAATTGACTTCAGCATTGATCTTTACGCACAGGGTGGCAATAAGATATACAATGCCAAACGCGCTCAAAGACTTGGCAACGAAAACTATGATCTCGATTTCTATGAAAACCGCTGGCATGGTGAAGGAACTTCAAACAGCTATCCTTCAGCTGACCTCACCGGTGAAAACATGAACCCAAATTCATGGTATATTGAAGATGGCAGTTTTATCAGAATCAGAAATATTCAGATAGGCTATACCATTCCTGTAAAAGTAGCTACAACTCTTGGAGTCAGAAGTGTGCGCTTCTATGCCAACACATCCAATCCTTTTACCTTTTTCAAATACAATGGCTTTACACCCGAAATTGCCAGTAGCTCAGCCACTTCGCAAGGCATTGATCTAAATGTCTATCCAATGTCAGCTACCTATAATTTTGGTGTTAATGTTAATTTTTAA
- a CDS encoding RagB/SusD family nutrient uptake outer membrane protein — MKANKWIYMLLIFALFSFSSCKDYLEFPPEGTIPAEGFFETQEHAEQSVNSIYAHLRGWEMVSFAYIIMQEVTSDNSQKGSVTGDASFINDYDNFTFTPSQFVIKDYWAGRYRGINLCNQSITNIPAITMDEGLKSRLIAEAKFLRALIYFDLVRAYGDIPTPTQVPVGPEINFRTPKDQVYSLIESDLLDAISVLPDSYDNANKGRATSGAAKGLLSKVYLYMERYADAERLAGEVISSGKYALLPDFYDVFRVPAENGPESLFEIQAQQVEGNDGVSFCQHAEVQSVRGQWGWGFNIPTDDLAAAFDAAGDTERKAATILYKGDVTPDGDFIIGVNALEGVSTPRYNAKAYFPSSQQLVGPYGSGQNIRVLRYSEILLIQAEARIRQGNSSGAAAPLNEVRSRAGLAAINSPTLDDILKERRLELAMEGDRFFDLVRTGQAASVLASKGFTAGKNELFPIPQELIDLSEGNLTQNQGY; from the coding sequence ATGAAAGCAAACAAATGGATATATATGCTGCTGATCTTTGCCCTATTTTCATTCAGCTCTTGCAAAGATTACCTTGAGTTCCCTCCCGAGGGCACAATCCCTGCTGAAGGTTTTTTCGAAACCCAGGAACATGCCGAACAATCTGTCAACTCCATCTATGCTCATCTGCGCGGATGGGAAATGGTTTCGTTCGCCTATATCATCATGCAGGAAGTAACCTCTGACAATTCACAGAAAGGAAGTGTTACCGGAGATGCCTCTTTTATTAATGATTATGACAATTTCACCTTCACACCCAGCCAGTTTGTTATAAAAGATTACTGGGCAGGACGTTACAGAGGCATTAATCTATGCAATCAGTCCATTACGAATATTCCGGCTATCACCATGGATGAGGGTTTAAAATCAAGGCTCATTGCTGAAGCAAAATTCCTGAGAGCGCTCATTTATTTTGATCTTGTTCGTGCCTATGGCGACATCCCAACACCTACCCAGGTGCCGGTTGGTCCTGAAATAAATTTCAGAACACCCAAAGATCAGGTTTACAGCCTTATTGAGTCTGACCTGCTCGATGCCATCAGCGTTTTGCCAGACAGCTATGACAATGCCAATAAAGGCAGGGCCACATCAGGTGCTGCAAAAGGCTTACTTTCTAAAGTTTATCTTTACATGGAAAGATACGCTGATGCCGAAAGACTGGCTGGCGAAGTCATCAGTTCAGGCAAATACGCTCTGCTTCCTGACTTTTATGATGTTTTCAGAGTACCTGCCGAAAATGGCCCGGAGTCATTATTTGAAATTCAGGCGCAACAGGTTGAAGGAAACGACGGAGTTTCATTTTGCCAGCATGCTGAAGTTCAATCGGTTCGTGGACAATGGGGCTGGGGTTTCAACATTCCGACCGACGATTTGGCTGCTGCCTTTGACGCCGCTGGTGACACAGAACGAAAAGCTGCTACCATTCTTTACAAAGGCGATGTTACTCCTGACGGTGACTTTATTATCGGAGTAAATGCATTAGAAGGCGTTTCAACACCACGTTACAACGCAAAAGCCTACTTCCCGTCCAGCCAGCAGCTTGTTGGCCCTTATGGTTCAGGCCAGAATATCAGAGTTTTAAGGTATTCTGAAATCCTTCTTATTCAGGCTGAAGCCAGAATCAGACAAGGAAACTCCAGTGGCGCAGCTGCTCCGCTCAATGAAGTTCGTTCGCGTGCCGGACTTGCAGCCATCAACTCCCCTACGCTGGACGATATTTTAAAAGAACGCCGTCTTGAGTTGGCCATGGAAGGTGACAGATTTTTTGACCTGGTTAGAACCGGACAGGCAGCATCAGTGCTGGCTTCAAAAGGTTTTACTGCTGGTAAAAACGAACTTTTCCCCATTCCTCAGGAGCTTATTGACTTATCAGAAGGAAATCTGACACAAAATCAGGGATACTAG